A single window of Dendropsophus ebraccatus isolate aDenEbr1 chromosome 5, aDenEbr1.pat, whole genome shotgun sequence DNA harbors:
- the SNRPC gene encoding U1 small nuclear ribonucleoprotein C, whose amino-acid sequence MPKFYCDYCDTYLTHDSPSVRKTHCSGRKHKENVKDYYQKWMEEQAQSLIDKTTAAFQQGKIPPTPFAAPPAGSAMIPPPPSLGGPPRPGMMPAPPMAGPPMMPMMGPPPPGMMPVGHGPGMRPPMGHMQMMPGPPMMRPPARPMMLQSRPGMARPDR is encoded by the exons ATGCCCAA GTTTTATTGTGATTACTGTGACACCTACCTCACTCATGACTCG CCATCAGTCCGCAAAACTCACTGCAGTGGAAGAAAGCACAAGGAAAACGTAAAAGACTACTACCAGAAATGGATGGAAGAACAAGCTCAGAGTCTAATAGATAAAACTA CTGCTGCTTTTCAGCAAGGTAAGATCCCACCCACGCCTTttgcagcgccacctgctggaagTGCCATGATCCCACCACCACCTAGCTTAG gtggccctcCACGTCCTGGTATGATGCCTGCGCCTCCTATGGCTGGCCCCCCAATGATGCCAATGATGGGACCTCCTCCCCCAGGAATGATGCCTGTTGGACATG GTCCTGGTATGAGACCACCAATGGGACACATgcaaatgatgcctgggcctcccATGATGCGGCCGCCTGCTCGTCCCATGATGCTCCAGTCTCGCCCCGGCATGGCCCGTCCTGACCGATAG